One Theropithecus gelada isolate Dixy chromosome 20, Tgel_1.0, whole genome shotgun sequence DNA segment encodes these proteins:
- the CLN3 gene encoding battenin isoform X1 — protein sequence MGGCAGSRRRRLSDSEGEETVREPRPPLLDHQGAHWKNAVGFWLLGLCNNFSYVVMLSAAHDILSHERTSGNQSHVDPGPAPIPHNSSSRFDCNSVSTAAVLLADILPTLVIKLLAPLGLHLLPYSPRVLVSGICAAGSFVLVAFSHSVGTSLCGVVLASISSGLGEVTFLSLTAFYPRAVISWWSSGTGGAGLLGALSYLGLTQAGLSPQQTLLSMLGIPALLLASYFLLLTSPEAQDPGGEEEAESSARQPLIRTEAPESKPGSSSSLSLRERWTVFKGLLWYIVPLVVVYFAEYFINQGLFELLFFRNTSLSHAQQYRWYQMLYQAGVFASRSSLRCCHIRFTWALALLQCLNLAFLLADVWFGFLPSIYFVFLIILYEGLLGGAAYVNTFHNIALETSDEHREFAMAATCISDTLGISLSGLLALPLHDFLCQLS from the exons ATGGGAGGCTGTGCGGGCTCGCGGCGGCGCCGCCTTTCGGATTCCGAGG GTGAGGAGACCGTCCGGGAGCCACGGCCCCCTCTATTGGACCATCAGGGCGCGCACTGGAAGAACGCGGTGGGCTTCTG GCTGCTGGGCCTTTGCAACAACTTCTCTTATGTGGTGATGCTGAGTGCTGCCCATGACATCCTTAGCCACGAGAGGACATCAGGAAACCAGAGCCAT GTGGACCCAGGCCCGGCGCCCATCCCCCACAACAGCTCATCACGATTTGACTGCAACTCTGTCTCTACGGCT GCCGTGCTCCTGGCAGACATCCTCCCCACGCTCGTCATCAAATTGTTGGCTCCTCTTGGCCTTCACCTGCTGCCCTACAG CCCCCGGGTTCTTGTCAGTGGGATTTGTGCTGCTGGAAGCTTCGTCCTGGTTGCCTTTTCTCATTCTGTGGGGACCAGCCTGTGTG GTGTGGTCTTGGCTAGCATCTCATCAGGCCTTGGGGAGGTCACCTTCCTCTCCCTCACTGCCTTCTACCCCAG GGCTGTGATCTCCTGGTGGTCCTCAGGGACTGGGGGAGCTGGGCTGCTGGGGGCCCTGTCCTACCTGGGCCTCACCCAGGCCGGCCTCTCCCCCCAGCAGACCCTGCTCTCCATGCTGGGTATCCCTGCCCTGCTGCTGGCCAG CTATTTCTTGTTGCTCACATCTCCTGAGGCCCAGGACCCTGGAGGGGAAGAAGAGGCGGAGAGCTCAGCCCGGCAGCCCCTCATAAGAACCGAGGCCCCGGAGTCGAAGCCAG gctccagctccagcctctcCCTTCGGGAAAGGTGGACAGTGTTCAAG GGTCTGCTGTGGTACATTGTCCCCTTGGTCGTGGTTTACTTTGCAGAATATTTCATCAACCAGGGACTT TTTGAACTCCTCTTTTTCCGGAACACTTCCCTGAGTCACGCTCAGCAATACCGCTG GTACCAGATGTTGTACCAGGCAGGCGTCTTTGCCTCCCGCTCTTCTCTCCGCTGCTGTCACATCCGTTTCACCTGGGCCCTGGCCCTGCTGCAG TGCCTCAACCTGGCATTCCTGCTGGCGGACGTGTGGTTCGGCTTTCTGCCAAGCATCTACTTCGTCTTCCTGATCATTCTGTATGAGGGGCTCCTGGGAGGCGCAGCCTACGTGAACACCTTCCATAATATCGCCCTGGAG ACCAGTGATGAGCACCGGGAGTTTGCAATGGCGGCCACCTGCATCTCTGACACGCTGGGCATCTCCCTGTCGGGGCTCCTGGCTTTGCCTCTGCACGACTTTCTCTGCCAGCTCTCCTGA
- the CLN3 gene encoding battenin isoform X2 — protein MGGCAGSRRRRLSDSEGEETVREPRPPLLDHQGAHWKNAVGFWLLGLCNNFSYVVMLSAAHDILSHERTSGNQSHAVLLADILPTLVIKLLAPLGLHLLPYSPRVLVSGICAAGSFVLVAFSHSVGTSLCGVVLASISSGLGEVTFLSLTAFYPRAVISWWSSGTGGAGLLGALSYLGLTQAGLSPQQTLLSMLGIPALLLASYFLLLTSPEAQDPGGEEEAESSARQPLIRTEAPESKPGSSSSLSLRERWTVFKGLLWYIVPLVVVYFAEYFINQGLFELLFFRNTSLSHAQQYRWYQMLYQAGVFASRSSLRCCHIRFTWALALLQCLNLAFLLADVWFGFLPSIYFVFLIILYEGLLGGAAYVNTFHNIALETSDEHREFAMAATCISDTLGISLSGLLALPLHDFLCQLS, from the exons ATGGGAGGCTGTGCGGGCTCGCGGCGGCGCCGCCTTTCGGATTCCGAGG GTGAGGAGACCGTCCGGGAGCCACGGCCCCCTCTATTGGACCATCAGGGCGCGCACTGGAAGAACGCGGTGGGCTTCTG GCTGCTGGGCCTTTGCAACAACTTCTCTTATGTGGTGATGCTGAGTGCTGCCCATGACATCCTTAGCCACGAGAGGACATCAGGAAACCAGAGCCAT GCCGTGCTCCTGGCAGACATCCTCCCCACGCTCGTCATCAAATTGTTGGCTCCTCTTGGCCTTCACCTGCTGCCCTACAG CCCCCGGGTTCTTGTCAGTGGGATTTGTGCTGCTGGAAGCTTCGTCCTGGTTGCCTTTTCTCATTCTGTGGGGACCAGCCTGTGTG GTGTGGTCTTGGCTAGCATCTCATCAGGCCTTGGGGAGGTCACCTTCCTCTCCCTCACTGCCTTCTACCCCAG GGCTGTGATCTCCTGGTGGTCCTCAGGGACTGGGGGAGCTGGGCTGCTGGGGGCCCTGTCCTACCTGGGCCTCACCCAGGCCGGCCTCTCCCCCCAGCAGACCCTGCTCTCCATGCTGGGTATCCCTGCCCTGCTGCTGGCCAG CTATTTCTTGTTGCTCACATCTCCTGAGGCCCAGGACCCTGGAGGGGAAGAAGAGGCGGAGAGCTCAGCCCGGCAGCCCCTCATAAGAACCGAGGCCCCGGAGTCGAAGCCAG gctccagctccagcctctcCCTTCGGGAAAGGTGGACAGTGTTCAAG GGTCTGCTGTGGTACATTGTCCCCTTGGTCGTGGTTTACTTTGCAGAATATTTCATCAACCAGGGACTT TTTGAACTCCTCTTTTTCCGGAACACTTCCCTGAGTCACGCTCAGCAATACCGCTG GTACCAGATGTTGTACCAGGCAGGCGTCTTTGCCTCCCGCTCTTCTCTCCGCTGCTGTCACATCCGTTTCACCTGGGCCCTGGCCCTGCTGCAG TGCCTCAACCTGGCATTCCTGCTGGCGGACGTGTGGTTCGGCTTTCTGCCAAGCATCTACTTCGTCTTCCTGATCATTCTGTATGAGGGGCTCCTGGGAGGCGCAGCCTACGTGAACACCTTCCATAATATCGCCCTGGAG ACCAGTGATGAGCACCGGGAGTTTGCAATGGCGGCCACCTGCATCTCTGACACGCTGGGCATCTCCCTGTCGGGGCTCCTGGCTTTGCCTCTGCACGACTTTCTCTGCCAGCTCTCCTGA
- the CLN3 gene encoding battenin isoform X4: MTSLATRGHQETRAMWTQARRPSPTTAHHDLTATLSLRLPRVLVSGICAAGSFVLVAFSHSVGTSLCGVVLASISSGLGEVTFLSLTAFYPRAVISWWSSGTGGAGLLGALSYLGLTQAGLSPQQTLLSMLGIPALLLASYFLLLTSPEAQDPGGEEEAESSARQPLIRTEAPESKPGSSSSLSLRERWTVFKGLLWYIVPLVVVYFAEYFINQGLFELLFFRNTSLSHAQQYRWYQMLYQAGVFASRSSLRCCHIRFTWALALLQCLNLAFLLADVWFGFLPSIYFVFLIILYEGLLGGAAYVNTFHNIALETSDEHREFAMAATCISDTLGISLSGLLALPLHDFLCQLS; encoded by the exons ATGACATCCTTAGCCACGAGAGGACATCAGGAAACCAGAGCCAT GTGGACCCAGGCCCGGCGCCCATCCCCCACAACAGCTCATCACGATTTGACTGCAACTCTGTCTCTACGGCT CCCCCGGGTTCTTGTCAGTGGGATTTGTGCTGCTGGAAGCTTCGTCCTGGTTGCCTTTTCTCATTCTGTGGGGACCAGCCTGTGTG GTGTGGTCTTGGCTAGCATCTCATCAGGCCTTGGGGAGGTCACCTTCCTCTCCCTCACTGCCTTCTACCCCAG GGCTGTGATCTCCTGGTGGTCCTCAGGGACTGGGGGAGCTGGGCTGCTGGGGGCCCTGTCCTACCTGGGCCTCACCCAGGCCGGCCTCTCCCCCCAGCAGACCCTGCTCTCCATGCTGGGTATCCCTGCCCTGCTGCTGGCCAG CTATTTCTTGTTGCTCACATCTCCTGAGGCCCAGGACCCTGGAGGGGAAGAAGAGGCGGAGAGCTCAGCCCGGCAGCCCCTCATAAGAACCGAGGCCCCGGAGTCGAAGCCAG gctccagctccagcctctcCCTTCGGGAAAGGTGGACAGTGTTCAAG GGTCTGCTGTGGTACATTGTCCCCTTGGTCGTGGTTTACTTTGCAGAATATTTCATCAACCAGGGACTT TTTGAACTCCTCTTTTTCCGGAACACTTCCCTGAGTCACGCTCAGCAATACCGCTG GTACCAGATGTTGTACCAGGCAGGCGTCTTTGCCTCCCGCTCTTCTCTCCGCTGCTGTCACATCCGTTTCACCTGGGCCCTGGCCCTGCTGCAG TGCCTCAACCTGGCATTCCTGCTGGCGGACGTGTGGTTCGGCTTTCTGCCAAGCATCTACTTCGTCTTCCTGATCATTCTGTATGAGGGGCTCCTGGGAGGCGCAGCCTACGTGAACACCTTCCATAATATCGCCCTGGAG ACCAGTGATGAGCACCGGGAGTTTGCAATGGCGGCCACCTGCATCTCTGACACGCTGGGCATCTCCCTGTCGGGGCTCCTGGCTTTGCCTCTGCACGACTTTCTCTGCCAGCTCTCCTGA
- the CLN3 gene encoding battenin isoform X3, whose translation MLSAAHDILSHERTSGNQSHAVLLADILPTLVIKLLAPLGLHLLPYSPRVLVSGICAAGSFVLVAFSHSVGTSLCGVVLASISSGLGEVTFLSLTAFYPRAVISWWSSGTGGAGLLGALSYLGLTQAGLSPQQTLLSMLGIPALLLASYFLLLTSPEAQDPGGEEEAESSARQPLIRTEAPESKPGSSSSLSLRERWTVFKGLLWYIVPLVVVYFAEYFINQGLFELLFFRNTSLSHAQQYRWYQMLYQAGVFASRSSLRCCHIRFTWALALLQCLNLAFLLADVWFGFLPSIYFVFLIILYEGLLGGAAYVNTFHNIALETSDEHREFAMAATCISDTLGISLSGLLALPLHDFLCQLS comes from the exons ATGCTGAGTGCTGCCCATGACATCCTTAGCCACGAGAGGACATCAGGAAACCAGAGCCAT GCCGTGCTCCTGGCAGACATCCTCCCCACGCTCGTCATCAAATTGTTGGCTCCTCTTGGCCTTCACCTGCTGCCCTACAG CCCCCGGGTTCTTGTCAGTGGGATTTGTGCTGCTGGAAGCTTCGTCCTGGTTGCCTTTTCTCATTCTGTGGGGACCAGCCTGTGTG GTGTGGTCTTGGCTAGCATCTCATCAGGCCTTGGGGAGGTCACCTTCCTCTCCCTCACTGCCTTCTACCCCAG GGCTGTGATCTCCTGGTGGTCCTCAGGGACTGGGGGAGCTGGGCTGCTGGGGGCCCTGTCCTACCTGGGCCTCACCCAGGCCGGCCTCTCCCCCCAGCAGACCCTGCTCTCCATGCTGGGTATCCCTGCCCTGCTGCTGGCCAG CTATTTCTTGTTGCTCACATCTCCTGAGGCCCAGGACCCTGGAGGGGAAGAAGAGGCGGAGAGCTCAGCCCGGCAGCCCCTCATAAGAACCGAGGCCCCGGAGTCGAAGCCAG gctccagctccagcctctcCCTTCGGGAAAGGTGGACAGTGTTCAAG GGTCTGCTGTGGTACATTGTCCCCTTGGTCGTGGTTTACTTTGCAGAATATTTCATCAACCAGGGACTT TTTGAACTCCTCTTTTTCCGGAACACTTCCCTGAGTCACGCTCAGCAATACCGCTG GTACCAGATGTTGTACCAGGCAGGCGTCTTTGCCTCCCGCTCTTCTCTCCGCTGCTGTCACATCCGTTTCACCTGGGCCCTGGCCCTGCTGCAG TGCCTCAACCTGGCATTCCTGCTGGCGGACGTGTGGTTCGGCTTTCTGCCAAGCATCTACTTCGTCTTCCTGATCATTCTGTATGAGGGGCTCCTGGGAGGCGCAGCCTACGTGAACACCTTCCATAATATCGCCCTGGAG ACCAGTGATGAGCACCGGGAGTTTGCAATGGCGGCCACCTGCATCTCTGACACGCTGGGCATCTCCCTGTCGGGGCTCCTGGCTTTGCCTCTGCACGACTTTCTCTGCCAGCTCTCCTGA
- the APOBR gene encoding apolipoprotein B receptor → MDFLRLHLPGLHQALRGALDSLGTFVSYLLGDAVPTVEREAQAAEELGAVAVGRTGKIVEEEAQEALEGLRGSQNEGAGGLRGPGEDRRREAGSSAVEQTWSWGDGSSHGSQAERQDSGAGETAKAARCQEPSAPLEARKKSKAGSGACQERSGQAQERQEPDEQEVNREERLRIWEQEEEEEEVRAREPGMARGAESEWTWHGEPEGKAGAGGPKAAGDNRETEQGVRKADAGETEEPGAEGAGKGEEVVVVEKACESTRAWGTWGPGAEPEDWGILGREEARTTPSREEARTILDGEEARTISGEEEAKTASGGEEAGTAPAREEEAGTASGGEEAGTAPAREEEAGTASGGEEAWTTSGKEEADLPGVRQTEYGAVPGERLLEATGKVWVLEEEGDEEREAEVSPFPKQAQVLGTERTEEAAESQTAGREAVGGQEAGESFEGQADLCGKEAEMRWDLEIRADWARLEELVQAEEAQEERGSGRDLAAELRSDGEAEGTADLEVTPEARPEEELTGEESEAAQTSYDPLGLEWGGLTHRVTKGQGPELMGGAQTPSKQPEEREAGEVELQGVLARSKEEQERSLEAGPRHAESVKLEASEAFPGAWENRTRRDMERGNTQEDAADGEQWEEEAAGGQILVAEAEGDQESELSEVPEAGGKGPTTQDTGCGIEEGEASVSENQDLDGSTGADAGPGLSLGEAYARETKDGEAEADRTPRRGWRLQAVAVDLQDREDAQTGTVAAEVMGGEVDPDVSAAGAGEALEGALGQGWDLKEREETAAGEHAGGQEFGLEGSAEEEVAGRGGQAEAFEAREGGPGGGRVEAEESAGAEDSCGLDRVGSQTARADGMGAMVEAAGLLEEWMLLEEKAVGWQEREQREDSEGWRGDHHPEGEAPRHLDAEGLMVTGGWRAEAKETEPESLEDVRGQEEWPTHQAPAEAAPGSVGEAKTAEATGSARGGAASSWSEAPLPGSLLDVSVPRSRVHLSRSSSQRRSRPSFRRTPALEQQEEPPAPNPPEEELSAPEQRPLQPEEPPEPSPLRHDGTPVPARRRPLGHGFDLMHPGMMQELQARLGRPKPQ, encoded by the exons aTGGACTTCCTCCGGCTACACCTCCCTGGGCTGCACCAGGCCTTGAGGGGGGCACTG GATTCCCTTGGCACCTTTGTCTCCTACCTCTTGGGAGATGCAGTCCCCACTGTAGAGCGGGAGGCACAGGCGGCTGAGGAACTGGGGGCGGTGGCCGTGGGAAGGACAGGGAAGATTGTAGAGGAGGAAGCCCAGGAGGCCCTGGAGGGCCTTAGAGGCAGCCAAAATGAGGGGGCTGGAGGGCTGAGAGGGCCTGGAGAGGACAGAAGACGTGAAGCGGGGAGCTCAGCTGTGGAACAGACCTGGAGCTGGGGAGATGGCAGCTCCCATGGGTCCCAAGCAGAGAGGCAGGACAGTGGGGCTGGTGAGACAGCCAAGGCTGCCAGGTGCCAGGAGCCAAGTGCCCCCTTGGAGGCCAGAAAGAAATCCAAGGCAGGGTCTGGGGCTTGCCAAGAGAGGAGCGGCCAAGCCCAGGAGAGGCAGGAGCCCGATGAGCAGGAAGTGAACAGAGAGGAGAGGCTGAGAATCTgggaacaggaggaggaggaggaagaggtcaGGGCAAGAGAGCCAGGGATGGCCAGAGGGGCGGAGTCAGAGTGGACCTGGCACGGGGAGCCAGAGGGGAAGGCTGGTGCTGGCGGGCCAAAGGCGGCGGGGGACAACCGGGAGACGGAGCAGGGGGTCAGGAAGGCAGATGCAGGGGAAACTGAGGAGCCTGGGGCCGAAGGGGCTGGGAAAGGAgaagaggtggtggtggtggagaaggCCTGTGAAAGCACTAGGGCATGGGGGACGTGGGGCCCAGGGGCAGAGCCTGAGGACTGGGGAATCTTAGGCAGAGAGGAGGCCAGAACAACCCCAAGCAGGGAAGAGGCGAGGACAATTTTAGATGGGGAGGAAGCCAGGACAATCTCAGGTGAGGAGGAGGCCAAGACAGCCTCAGGCggggaggaggctgggacagCCCCggccagggaggaggaggccGGGACAGCCTCAGGCggggaggaggctgggacagCCCCggccagggaggaggaggccGGGACAGCCTCAGGAGGGGAGGAGGCCTGGACAACCTCAGGCAAAGAGGAGGCTGACCTCCCGGGAGTCAGACAGACAGAATATGGAGCAGTCCCAGGAGAAAGGCTCCTAGAGGCTACTGGAAAAGTCTGGGTCCTAGAGGAGGAGGGGGATGAggagagagaggctgaggtgagccctTTCCCCAAACAGGCCCAGGTCCTGGGCACTGAGAGAACAGAAGAGGCTGCTGAGAGCCAGacagcagggagggaggctgtGGGAGGCCAGGAGGCAGGGGAGAGCTTTGAGGGTCAGGCGGACCTGTGTGggaaggaggctgagatgagatgGGACTTGGAGATCAGGGCCGACTGGGCCAGGCTGGAGGAGCTGGTACAGGCAGAGGAGGcccaggaggagagagggagtggCAGGGATCTAGCGGCTGAGCTGCGCTCAGATGGAGAGGCTGAAGGCACTGCTGACTTGGAGGTAACTCCAGAGGCCAGGCCTGAGGAGGAGCTCACAGGGGAGGAGAGCGAGGCGGCCCAGACTAGCTACGACCCACTGGGGTTGGAATGGGGTGGCCTCACACACAGGGTCACCAAAGGCCAGGGACCTGAGCTGATGGGAGGTGCCCAGACCCCAAGTAAGCAACCAGAGGAAAGAGAGGCAGGTGAGGTGGAGCTCCAGGGAGTTCTGGCCCGGAGCAAAGAGGAGCAGGAGAGGAGCCTGGAGGCAGGTCCCAGGCACGCGGAGTCTGTAAAGCTCGAGGCCTCCGAGGCCTTCCCAGGAGCCTGGGAAAACCGCACGAGAAGGGACATGGAGAGAGGAAATACCCAGGAGGATGCGGCCGATGGCgagcagtgggaggaggaggctgcggGAGGCCAGATCCTGGTGGCTGAGGCCGAAGGAGACCAAGAGTCTGAACtatcagaagttccagaggcagGCGGGAAGGGGCCGACAACCCAGGACACGGGATGTGGAATTGAGGAGGGAGAGGCGTCTGTCTCAGAGAACCAGGATCTGGATGGAAGCACAGGAGCAGACGCAGGGCCTGGCCTGTCACTGGGAGAGGCCTATGCCAGAGAAACCAAGGatggggaggcggaggctgacAGAACACCCAGGAGAGGCTGGAGGCTGCAGGCGGTGGCTGTGGACCTCCAGGACCGTGAGGACGCACAGACTGGCACTGTGGCTGCTGAGGTTATGGGGGGTGAGGTGGACCCAGACGTCAGCGCTGCTGGTGCTGGTGAAGCTTTGGAAGGGGCGCTTGGGCAAGGCTGGGActtgaaagaaagggaagagacagCAGCAGGAGAGCATGCAGGTGGGCAGGAATTTGGCCTGGAGGGCTCAGCAGAGGAAGAGGTGGCAGGCAGAGGTGGCCAAGCAGAGGCTTTtgaggccagggagggaggaCCTGGGGGAGGACGGGTAGAGGCAGAGGAATCTGCAGGTGCAGAGGACAGCTGTGGGCTGGATCGCGTGGGCTCCCAGACAGCGAGGGCAGACGGGATGGGAGCcatggtggaggctgcagggcttCTAGAAGAGTGGATGCTGTTGGAAGAAAAGGCTGTcggatggcaggagagagaacagaGGGAAGACAGTGAGGGGTGGCGTGGGGACCACCACCCTGAGGGAGAGGCACCAAGGCACCTTGATGCAGAGGGTCTCATGGTGACCGggggctggagggcagaggccaAGGAGACTGAGCCAGAAAGCCTGGAAGACGTCAGGGGCCAGGAGGAGTGGCCAACACACCAGGCCCCTGCAGAAGCTGCGCCAGGGTCAGTCGGGGAAGCCAAGACGGCTGAGGCCACAGGCAGTGCCAGAGGAGGTGCTGCCAGCAGCTGGAGTGAG GCCCCGCTCCCTGGGTCCCTCCTAGACGTCTCTGTCCCAAGGAGCCGCGTGCACCTCTCGAGAAGCTCCTCACAACGTCGCTCCCGGCCTTCTTTTCGTCGGACTCCAGCCCTGGAGCAGCAGGAGGAGCCCCCAGCCCCCAATCCTCCTGAGGAGGAACTGTCGGCCCCTGAGCAGAGACCCCTTCAGCCGGAGGAACCCCCAGAGCCAAGCCCTCTGAGGCATGATGGGACCCCGGTGCCAGCCAGGAGAAGGCCCCTGGGACATGG GTTTGACCTCATGCACCCCGGCATGATGCAGGAGCTGCAAGCCCGTCTGGGCCGGCCTAAGCCCCAGTGA